The following are from one region of the Bacteroidia bacterium genome:
- a CDS encoding peroxiredoxin family protein — MKYWYITFFWVVATLSSNVLIAQHAYPEGLRTGEKAPEFSATDIEGRTVDLKELIKKGPVILVFYRAKVCPYGKQEIYDFQDKMIQLAKAGRTVVAIGPDREMAKQSFARAGITNEVPFIEDKNYIIQDKYKVTYRLDELTKELYEKKGMKVDKADADGSYPLAMPTVYIISPEGRVKYANCNTDSKPEQTMSYVEKILNE, encoded by the coding sequence ATGAAGTACTGGTATATTACATTCTTCTGGGTGGTAGCTACACTGTCAAGCAATGTATTAATTGCACAGCATGCTTATCCTGAAGGGTTACGTACAGGTGAAAAAGCACCTGAATTCTCCGCTACGGATATAGAAGGGCGAACAGTAGATTTGAAAGAACTTATTAAGAAAGGTCCTGTTATTCTCGTTTTTTATCGTGCCAAAGTGTGTCCTTACGGTAAGCAGGAAATTTATGATTTTCAAGACAAAATGATACAATTAGCAAAAGCAGGTAGAACCGTAGTGGCTATAGGACCCGATCGCGAAATGGCTAAACAATCTTTTGCTCGCGCAGGCATTACAAATGAAGTTCCATTTATAGAAGATAAAAATTATATTATCCAAGATAAATACAAAGTTACTTATCGTTTGGATGAATTAACAAAAGAGTTGTATGAGAAAAAAGGTATGAAAGTAGACAAGGCAGACGCTGATGGCTCATATCCACTAGCTATGCCCACTGTATACATCATAAGTCCTGAGGGAAGAGTAAAGTATGCTAATTGCAACACAGATAGCAAACCTGAACAAACTATGAGCTACGTTGAAAAAATATTAAATGAATAA